One segment of Dama dama isolate Ldn47 chromosome 15, ASM3311817v1, whole genome shotgun sequence DNA contains the following:
- the LOC133069935 gene encoding ral guanine nucleotide dissociation stimulator-like — translation MLGKNADGRRRDQQRMRWLDGITNSMGGSSRDCRQEPVLGAPCSTSPHEGQEPHTSHRAQGGHRGESVSAGDRNETCRVWSVQRRRLETLVGNLVPAFLGHDPAYLPTFLGTYRAFGTPQQVLGLLFTRYGCILPYCDEDGGPLHQLKMAMASILGTWLQLYPEDFLQSPERPCLKMLLAYAELSMPDSDLEQRARHLLAQLETLEPTEAERHAPAGEEALETSPDLEPTASLLPATAPQSEQAPSPAPIQVQGLHQINMPAPNPKPQRAHAVALT, via the exons GGCTCCTCACGGGACTGCAGACAGGAGCCGGTCCTCGGAGCCCCCTGCTCCACATCCCCGCACGAGGGGCAGGAGCCCCACACCAGCCACAGAGCCCAGGGAGGACACAGG GGGGAAAGTGTGTCCGCGGGGGACAGGAATGAGACCTGCAGGGTGTGGAGCGTCCAGAGACGCAGACTGGAGACGCTGGTGGGCAACCTGGTGCCTGCCTTCCTGGGCCATGACCCTGCCTACCTCCCCACATTCCTGGGCACCTACAGGGCTTTTGGGACCCCCCAGCAGGTGCTGGGCCTTCTCTTCACGAG GTACGGATGCATCCTCCCTTACTGCGATGAGGATGGTGGACCCCTGCACCAGCTGAAAAT GGCCATGGCCTCCATCCTGGGCACCTGGCTGCAGCTTTACCCTGAGGACTTCCTGCAGTCCCCAGAACGTCCCTGCCTGAAGATGCTCCTCGCATACGCAGAGCTCAGCATGCCCGACTCGGACCTGGAGCAGCGAGCCCGCCATCTCCTGGCGCAGCTGGAGACCCTGGAGCCCACTGAAGCAGAGCGGCATG CACCCGCTGGAGAAGAAGCTCTGGAAACATCCCCAGACCTAGAGCCAACAGCATCCCTACTACCTGCCACAGCTCCACAGTCAGAGCAAGCTCCAAGCCCAGCTCCCATTCAAGTTCAAGGACTGCATCAAATAAACATGCCGGCTCCAAACCCAAAGCCGCAGCGTGCTCATGCTGTGGCTCTCACTTAG